Proteins encoded in a region of the Rutidosis leptorrhynchoides isolate AG116_Rl617_1_P2 chromosome 9, CSIRO_AGI_Rlap_v1, whole genome shotgun sequence genome:
- the LOC139866210 gene encoding MLO-like protein 10, translated as MAGETSEGTRELDQTPTWAVAGVCAVIIIISIALEKILYRLGKVFTDKHKKALFEALEKVKAELMILGFISLILTFSQYYIAKICIPIGAADTMLPCAKKHKVATEGAHRLLLWYENRRSLAGAPASSCPKGKVPIITVDGLHQLHILIFFLAVFHVAYSAITMALGRLKTRGWKQWEEETSTHDYEFSNDPSRFRLTHETSFVRAHTSFWTRIPFFFYIGCFFRQFFRSVTKSDYMTLRNGFINLHLAPGTKFNFQKYIKRSLEDDFQVVVGVSPVLWASFVIFLLLNVNGWQAMFWASIIPLIIILAVGTQLQAILTKMAIEITERHAVVQGIPLVQASDKYFWFSKPRLILHLIHFVLFQNAFQITYFFWIWYEYKINSCFHDNMKLVILKLVIGVGVLIMCSYITLPLYALLSQMGSNMKKSIFDEQTAKALKQWRMAVKKKHGGKGGKTPTRSTATSVNASPVHPMASAIYPTAAATLHRFKTTGHSTRSSNYDDNDVSDFEAEPLSPDSSTRHLMDVRSDNEIEVDHSTEQVRETRHEDDFSFAKPAPPLL; from the exons ATGGCAGGGGAAACAAGTGAGGGTACAAGGGAACTTGATCAAACACCAACATGGGCTGTTGCAGGTGTTTGTGCAGTTATTATCATCATCTCCATAGCTCTTGAAAAAATTCTTTATAGACTCGGAAAG GTTTTTACAGACAAGCACAAGAAAGCTTTGTTTGAAGCCCTGGAGAAAGTCAAAGCTG AGTTGATGATTCTAGGGTTTATCTCATTAATATTGACTTTTAGTCAATATTACATTGCGAAAATATGCATACCCATTGGTGCAGCTGATACAATGTTACCATGTGCTAAAAAACATAAAGTTGCGACTGAAGGAGCCCATCGGTTACTATTGTGGTACGAGAACCGTAGATCATTAGCTGGTGCACCTGCGTCTAGCTGCCCGAAG GGGAAAGTACCAATTATAACCGTTGATGGGTTGCATCAGTTGCACATACTCATATTCTTTCTTGCCGTTTTTCACGTTGCTTATAGTGCTATTACTATGGCACTTGGAAGGTTAAAG ACACGTGGGTGGAAGCAGTGGGAAGAAGAGACATCAACCCATGACTACGAATTTTCCAACG ATCCTTCAAGATTTAGGCTTACACACGAGACGTCTTTCGTGAGAGCACACACAAGCTTTTGGACTCGAATTCCTTTCTTCTTTTACATT GGATGTTTCTTTCGCCAATTTTTCAGATCTGTCACAAAGTCTGATTATATGACCTTGCGAAACGGGTTCATAAAT CTTCATCTAGCTCCAGGAACAAAATTTAACTTCCAAAAGTACATCAAACGGTCATTGGAAGATGATTTTCAAGTAGTTGTGGGAGTCAG TCCTGTACTTTGGGCATCATTTGTCATCTTCTTGCTTCTAAACGTTAACG GCTGGCAGGCAATGTTTTGGGCTTCCATAATTCCATTAATC ATTATCTTAGCTGTTGGAACTCAGCTTCAAGCAATTTTAACAAAAATGGCTATTGAAATAACGGAAAGACATGCGGTCGTTCAAGGGATTCCGTTAGTGCAGGCGTCCGATAAATATTTTTGGTTCTCGAAGCCTCGCCTTATTCTTCATCTCATACATTTTGTTCTGTTTCAG AATGCTTTTCAGATTACTTACTTTTTTTGGATTTGG TATGAATATAAGATCAATTCTTGCTTTCATGATAATATGAAACTTGTCATCCTAAAACTTGTTATCGG GGTCGGAGTTTTGATCATGTGCAGCTATATTACACTTCCTTTATATGCACTTCTATCTCAG ATGGGATCGAACATGAAGAAATCTATCTTCGACGAACAAACAGCCAAGGCCCTAAAGCAATGGCGAATGGCCGTGAAAAAGAAACACGGAGGCAAAGGTGGCAAGACCCCGACCCGTTCAACGGCAACCAGTGTTAACGCTAGCCCAGTTCACCCAATGGCATCAGCCATTTACCCGACAGCTGCAGCTACGCTGCACCGGTTCAAAACAACGGGCCACTCCACAAGATCATCCAATTATGATGACAACGATGTATCAGATTTTGAGGCCGAACCACTGTCTCCTGACTCATCAACCAGACACCTGATGGATGTGAGGAGTGATAATGAGATCGAGGTTGATCATTCGACTGAACAAGTTCGTGAAACACGACATGAGGATGATTTTTCATTTGCTAAGCCTGCACCACCGCTGTTATAA